In Fusarium musae strain F31 chromosome 7, whole genome shotgun sequence, a single window of DNA contains:
- a CDS encoding hypothetical protein (EggNog:ENOG41), with product MSVSIRRVPFVSQYSTQAGAPKTEDQQQDKTAKEAEQESHENNIEKELGPLARRLEEATEEALFTGGRAGRRAVEDAGFSEELKERLLNKIADANFKSENANAFAAVGLSLTAGEGTRHIASAQAWTGEEGTADTVLRMLDDAKKPLATGLRGKFQPSPVDMRLQKQPRRSAGEKVAKARDKVNTYVGMGGQQAKNGMSEDEKEAWRKELRERFEPGARALPNSITGLAALANERIENAIARGQFKNIPRGKGIERDARADNPFIDTTEYIMNKMIQRQDIVPPWIEKQQEVAKELGIFRARLRNDWRRFAARMIASRGGSLQEQIRRAEEYAAAEEVHNPIIRKNADGQVEEIKAASPVVGRPFRDSAWEQTEAAYLKLSIERLNALTRSYNLMAPDLAKKPYFSLERELKACFAEVAPTVAREIQERATGGKARSLGGGGQTGKQTGLLEALTGGGDVKVHVEAQEKAYGLKEWWRDVWKKN from the exons ATGTCTGTGTCTATACGTCGAGTGCCCTTTGTAT CTCAATATTCAACGCAAGCTGGTGCACCCAAGACGGaggatcaacaacaagacaaaACTGCAAAGGAAGCCGAACAAGAGAGTCATGAAAATAATATCGAGAAGGAGCTGGGACCCTTGGCTCGACGGCTGGAAGAAGCTACAGAGGAAGCCCTCTTTACCGGTGGAAGAGCCGGACGTAGGGCCGTTGAGGATGCCGGTTTCTCGGAAGAGCTCAAGGAAAGACTGTTGAACAAAATTGCAGATGCAAATTTCAAATCTGAAAATGCCAACGCCTTTGCCGCGGTCGGTCTCTCATTGACAGCAGGCGAGGGAACGCGGCACATCGCCTCCGCGCAGGCGTGGACTGGAGAAGAGGGCACTGCAGACACGGTACTTCGAATGCTCGATGATGCAAAGAAACCTCTTGCCACAGGCCTAAGGGGCAAGTTCCAACCTTCTCCGGTTGATATGCGACTACAGAAGCAACCACGGCGATCAGCCGGAGAGAAAGTCGCCAAAGCGAGGGATAAGGTGAACACCTACGTCGGAATGGGTGGCCAACAAGCCAAAAATGGTATGAGTGAAGATGAAAAAGAGGCTTGGAGAAAAGAGCTGAGGGAGAGGTTTGAGCCCGGAGCCCGAGCGTTACCAAACTCTATCACGGGTCTCGCAGCACTGGCGAATGAACGCATCGAGAACGCTATTGCGAGAGGACAGTTCAAGAATATCCCCCGCGGAAAGGGAATTGAGCGTGACGCTCGCGCTGATAACCCCTTCATCGACACGACGGAGTATATCATGAACAAAATGATTCAAAGACAGGATATTGTCCCACCCTGGATTGAGAAACAACAGGAGGTTGCCAAAGAGCTAGGCATCTTTAGAGCTCGACTACGGAACGACTGGCGACGCTTTGCTGCGAGGATGATCGCTTCACGGGGAGGATCATTACAAGAGCAGATTCGAAGAGCAGAAGAATACGCTGCAGCAGAAGAGGTGCACAACCCAATTATACGGAAGAACGCTGATGGACAAGtggaagagatcaaggctgcCTCGCCGGTGGTTGGACGGCCATTTCGAGATTCAGCGTGGGAACAAACTGAAGCGGCATATCTCAAGCTGTCGATTGAACGTCTTAACGCCCTGACACGAAGCTATAACCTGATGGCGCCGGATCTAGCAAAGAAGCCGTACTTTTCACTCGAGCGAGAACTCAAAGCGTGCTTTGCTGAAGTTGCGCCTACAGTGGCTCGAGAGATTCAGGAGCGTGCGACGGGCGGAAAAGCCAGGAGTCTGGGAGGAGGGGGTCAAACGGGCAAACAGACGGGTTTGTTAGAGGCATTGACTGGAGGGGGCGATGTCAAGGTCCATGTTGAAGCACAGGAGAAAGCATATGGGCTAAAGGAGTGGTGGAGAGACGTGTGGAAGAAGAATTGA
- a CDS encoding hypothetical protein (EggNog:ENOG41) — protein sequence MLSFLVKVATLASLATPSLADDAPVNDLKAYNKGFLGQFPTQEFKSSDVVAPVFQISTFSPNLVDASGFLFLTMEHGDKSGPAIFSSKDLSLIYADISYAKTFDARAQVKSGGKYLTFIEGGRCHAFDANYQKKWTVEIEDLGTTQGSIHEFEFTTQGGTALMTAVQDVRFNLTALGGEMDGWLSDSIFQEVELETNRVTNVWRSFTHVNLTDTLVKYSPKKTFMHGDGFDWFHIDSVSKTSKGHYLVSSRSLSAIILLQADSLNPRWVLGGKRNQFKDLSGGNATNFANQYNAKFVQGNESQISFFDNQVTTSGSCSGDNCSRGVVVELDYEEMTVRLLHEFYHPQKISSGSGGSVQGLDNGNFLIGWGANPGITEHTSNGEVVMDIQRGVIPHATDGDPDLDMSVYRAWKMEWIGRPPWGPSIASALPGNEATNTTIYVSWNGDTQVDRWEVYAGEDDKNATSSERLLANSSRFGFETEILLEALPLPRSARAVGVSKSGKILGSTATVNLASGELHGNSSSTWIVRANTPDGEPRDDPHGEEKKGDEEDFAFHTRPPVGSVFALLLAIAFNHFF from the exons ATGCTTTCGTTTTTGGTGAAAGTCGCGACGCTTGCTTCGTTAGCTACTCCCTCTCTCGCAGATGACGCTCCTGTAAATGACTTGAAGGCATACAATAAGGGCTTCCTCGGTCAATTTCCTACACAGGAATTCAAGTCCTCGGATGTAGTAGCCCCTGTCTTCCAAATCAGTACCTTCAGCCCCAATCTTGTCGATGCTTCGgggtttctcttcttgacaaTGGAACATGGCGACAAATCGGGACCTGCTATCTTCTCCAGCAAAGATCTCAGCCTTATATATGCTGATATTTCATACGCCAAGACATTCGATGCTCGTGCTCAAGTGAAGAGCGGGGGCAAATATCTCACTTTCATTGAGGGCGGCCGCTGTCATGCCTTTGATGCCAACTACCAGAAGAAATGGACAGTCGAGATCGAGGACCTGGGGACTACACAGGGCAGTATCCATGAGTTCGAGTTCACAACTCAGGGGGGCACGGCTCTGATGACCGCTGTCCAGGATGTCAGATTCAACTTGACTGCTCTTGGGGGTGAAATGGATGGTTGGCTGAGCGACTCTATCTTTCAAGAAGTCGAGCTCGAAACCAACAGGGTTACCAACGTGTGGAGGTCCTTCACGCACGTCAACCTGACCGACACTCTGGTCAAATACAGTCCCAAAAAGACGTTCATGCATGGTGATGGCTTCGACTGGTTTCACATAGACAGCGTGTCGAAG ACCTCGAAAGGTCATTACCTGGTGTCATCAAGGAGTCTTTCGGcgatcatcctcctccaagcAGATAGTCTGAACCCACGATGGGTCCTCGGAGGAAAGCGCAACCAATTCAAGGACCTCAGTGGCGGCAATGCAACCAACTTCGCAAATCAATATAACGCAAAATTTGTCCAGGGCAATGAGAGTCAAATCAGTTTCTTCGACAACCAAGTCACCACAAGCGGATCATGTAGCGGAGACAATTGTTCTCGTGGCGTCGTTGTGGAACTCGACTATGAGGAAATGACAGTCAGGCTTTTGCATGAATTTTACCATCCTCAGAAGATCTCCTCGGGCTCAGGGGGCAGCGTCCAGGGCCTTGACAATGGCAACTTCCTTATCGGCTGGGGAGCGAACCCAGGGATCACAGAGCATACGTCCAATGGTGAAGTTGTCATGGATATTCAGCGAGGAGTTATCCCACATGCAACTGACGGTGATCCCGATCTTGATATGTCTGTGTATCGCGCATGGAAGATGGAATGGATTGGCCGACCTCCATGGGGTCCTTCCATCGCTTCCGCGCTTCCAGGGAATGAGGCGACAAACACTACCATTTATGTGTCTTGGAACGGCGATACTCAGGTTGACCGATGGGAAGTG TACgctggtgaagatgacaagAACGCCACTTCTTCTGAGAGACTCCTCGCAAATTCATCTCGATTTGGCTTTGAAACAGAAATCCTCTTGGAGGCATTGCCACTTCCTAGATCCGCACGGGCTGTCGGTGTAAGTAAAAGTGGTAAAATCCTCGGCTCAACAGCCACAGTTAATCTTGCGAGTGGTGAACTTCACGGCAATAGCAGCAGTACTTGGATTGTCAGGGCGAACACTCCCGATGGAGAGCCCCGAGATGATCCTCAcggcgaagagaagaaaggggatgaagaagactttGCGTTCCATACGAGGCCGCCAGTTGGCTCAGTATTTGCCCTTCTACTCGCTATTGCTTTCAATCATTTTTTCTAG
- a CDS encoding hypothetical protein (EggNog:ENOG41) encodes MLSHLRFHRRGPSNPASPSPDNNPTSPTPTVPFSPDALSPELRPTSSNPSSLPPTLPPIARITTEDLGNSRDSRQNAATSPLEPPRPQPNSRSSSSKGSFIGGVALRKYQRDLEAQALETADNGKGSSLHGQHSASQPSLTSNSAPLRPSPQVLRNTKAASSFSTPTDLQHSAAAPTGRRPAGTRLVTELPSLTQTTSNTEIPKPKKGLPFLKKPMSTLLMRRKNSQHAPDLRPLPLARRGEDPIYDPRIMGTRVHDFSAPRPKRNTPNRETVQPPFTSPVPNSAPLPTQERFLNTAASQADEIPLSATPLTQREPSNASESIYSQDSRALKMTPSTASTAVQIPAAEMASLTLSDAPPVPPKDNAPISVQPRSPQASRLIDEEAYIHERSTSSRAGRSRGPSLSGLSGKDIPSAIPRHMKSTSSRFSFDMIGAAKQEKLLEDRHRQRELEKKTAEPAAARDSRFDDFDDDGFDYDAMMEDDGFEEDIPMVGDDYDDMDDGGFNDEFNDRIDNHLDNNMNHALNNTMGGHLDNNLNNTLGRNVVDDQDDELDPDNDQENFSGFVFQRSGPTSSLTSPRSAGFLPTPRDAEGNRIGYAMSQYTPNILGELSPNLPLDQQLNQEMQAGGLGIQGLDVPRVPSLENEAAFQKNQDLPPIDTGRKLNDDELYYDDGMLEFERNEFAEDLAAPPEWDDTPFDESIFDNNDTDQFGRPIAGAFANALQRSANIDEPTRSSDMTAPFSAGSETSKTTAHTSLSVEEKQPVEPEVTHDSPKPQSPHGPSAMIPSSSPPNSDTMAAYQAALAAATYKAAASGKFQRSSSPTADETILSEPSQSPDTPDRDDSFRQDDYENFDDYGGYNDSYEDMADFELDDDAIIAEANASALANDCDGWYGQEFNFYSAPAGQQQGPEFEYANGGFFGPKNGLDRSTSGRMISREPNLTPITERSEYSNRNSFMSLGMPGFSGTPLQSPGLAQLALMGDRGDEMTLSALLRLRSRAWGGSQASLVSSQNGSPRSERGDLSSSPWGQSIMSPTTFHTRKNSVLSTISHDSDSVSASGSPTLTGGIPGLTLSPPPVPTLAKLDTSVRGDVPVAPLNISRLPSKSFDNPISPISDVEGMPGSAMVSPLETSNRASMVEPGSAPKRPGMGHRHKGSADSISYVKEEDSGATRWVMERRRTGESGQIEILEREVLEGGRI; translated from the coding sequence ATGCTGTCCCATCTGAGGTTCCACAGGCGAGGGCCCTCGAATCCTGCCTCGCCTTCTCCCGATAACAATCCTACTTCACCTACACCCACTGTGCCTTTCTCTCCCGATGCACTCTCTCCGGAACTGCGACCGACCTCGTCGAATCCTTCTTCATTGCCTCCCACTCTACCACCCATAGCCCGTATTACCACAGAGGACCTTGGGAATTCACGAGATAGTCGCCAAAATGCTGCCACAAGCCCGCTAGAACCTCCTCGACCGCAACCGAACTCCAGAAGCTCATCTAGTAAGGGATCATTCATAGGTGGTGTCGCTCTTAGAAAATATCAGCGGGACTTGGAGGCTCAGGCTCTTGAAACTGCGGACAACGGCAAAGGATCTAGTCTACATGGACAACATTCAGCATCTCAGCCGTCATTAACCTCAAACAGCGCTCCTTTGCGGCCGTCGCCACAAGTTTTGAGGAATACAAAAGCTGCATCCTCTTTCAGTACACCTACAGATCTTCAGCACTCAGCTGCTGCACCTACCGGTCGCCGTCCTGCAGGTACCCGACTGGTTACGGAACTCCCCTCGCTTACACAGACGACAAGCAACACCGAAATCCCCAAGCCCAAAAAAGGGCTGCCTTTTCTCAAAAAACCAATGTCGACCTTATTGATGAGGCGCAAGAACAGTCAGCATGCTCCTGACTTGCGCCCATTACCCTTGGCCCGGCGAGGCGAGGATCCGATATATGACCCTCGCATCATGGGAACTCGAGTCCATGATTTCAGTGCCCCGCGGCCCAAGAGGAACACCCCAAACAGGGAAACAGTGCAGCCCCCTTTCACCTCGCCAGTCCCCAATTCCGCTCCCCTTCCCACCCAAGAGAGGTTTTTGAACACAGCTGCCAGTCAGGCAGATGAGATTCCTCTCTCGGCCACACCTTTGACCCAGCGAGAGCCTAGTAATGCTTCCGAGTCTATTTACTCCCAAGACTCCAGGGCCCTCAAGATGACGCCAAGCACAGCATCTACTGCTGTTCAAATCCCTGCGGCAGAGATGGCTAGCCTCACCTTATCAGATGCGCCTCCCGTACCTCCCAAGGACAACGCTCCCATCTCGGTCCAGCCAAGGTCGCCTCAAGCATCACGGTTgatcgatgaagaagcataCATCCACGAGAGATCCACTTCATCTCGTGCTGGTAGATCGAGAGGTCCCTCACTATCTGGATTGTCAGGCAAAGATATCCCTTCTGCGATCCCTCGACATATGAAGAGTACCTCCTCAAGGTTTAGCTTTGACATGATCGGTGCTGCAAAACAAGAGAAGCTCCTCGAAGATAGGCATCGGCAACgagagctcgagaagaagacggcTGAACCCGCCGCAGCTCGAGACTCGCGTTTTGATGAttttgatgacgatggcttcGATTACGATGCAATGATGGAAGACGATGGTTTCGAGGAAGATATTCCTATGGTCGGTGATGACTATGATGATATGGACGACGGCGGATTCAACGATGAATTCAATGACCGCATAGACAACCATCTGGATAATAACATGAACCATGCGCTTAATAACACCATGGGCGGGCATCTCGACAATAACCTAAACAATACGCTGGGCAGAAACGTGGTCGAcgatcaagatgatgagcttgatccAGACAACGATCAAGAGAACTTCTCTGGCTTCGTCTTTCAACGATCGGGCCCTACATCATCGTTGACGAGCCCACGCAGCGCAGGCTTCTTGCCAACCCCGAGGGATGCAGAAGGCAATCGGATCGGATATGCTATGAGTCAATACACACCGAACATACTTGGAGAATTGTCCCCTAACCTGCCCCTCGACCAACAACTGAATCAAGAGATGCAGGCAGGTGGACTAGGGATCCAAGGACTGGACGTTCCGAGAGTGCCCAGCCTGGAGAATGAGGCTGCATTCCAGAAGAACCAAGACTTGCCACCAATTGACACAGGGCGCAAATTAAATGATGACGAGCTCTATTATGATGATGGGATGCTGGAATTCGAGAGGAACGAGTTTGCTGAGGATCTTGCTGCCCCTCCAGAATGGGATGATACCCCATTTGACGAGTCGATATTTGACAACAATGATACTGATCAATTCGGTCGACCGATCGCAGGGGCATTTGCGAATGCATTGCAACGATCCGCAAATATAGATGAACCGACTCGATCGTCCGATATGACAGCCCCCTTCTCTGCGGGTTCAGAGACGTCCAAGACTACGGCTCATACATCACTCAGTGTCGAGGAAAAGCAACCTGTCGAGCCTGAGGTTACCCACGACAGTCCCAAACCTCAATCGCCTCATGGTCCCTCAGCAATGAtcccttcatcatcacctcctAACAGTGATACCATGGCGGCTTACCAGGCGGCACTCGCTGCCGCAACTTACAAGGCAGCGGCATCGGGCAAATTTCAACGGAGTTCTTCGCCAACGGCTGATGAAACCATTCTATCTGAGCCAAGCCAATCGCCTGATACACCAGATCGTGATGACTCTTTTAGGCAGGACGATTATGAGAACTTTGATGATTACGGTGGCTACAACGATTCTTATGAAGACATGGCCGATTTCGAGCTCGATGACGATGCTATTATTGCTGAGGCTAACGCAAGTGCTTTGGCTAATGACTGCGATGGGTGGTATGGCCAGGAATTCAACTTCTACTCAGCCCCAGCTGGCCAACAACAAGGACCCGAGTTTGAGTATGCTAATGGTGGCTTCTTCGGACCCAAGAATGGCTTGGACCGCAGCACAAGTGGACGCATGATTTCAAGGGAGCCGAACTTGACACCTATCACAGAGCGGTCGGAGTATTCCAACAGAAACTCGTTCATGAGCCTTGGTATGCCCGGCTTCAGTGGAACACCGCTGCAAAGTCCTGGTCTAGCCCAGCTTGCTCTGATGGGTGATCGTGGCGACGAGATGACATTGTCTGCCCTGCTCCGTCTTCGTTCCAGGGCTTGGGGTGGCTCTCAAGCCAGTCTTGTGTCTAGCCAGAATGGGTCTCCTCGGTCAGAAAGGGGTGACCTATCAAGCTCACCATGGGGTCAGAGTATCATGAGCCCAACGACCTTCCATACTCGGAAGAATTCGGTCCTGTCCACAATCAGCCATGACTCGGACAGTGTGAGCGCGTCAGGAAGCCCGACTTTGACAGGTGGCATTCCCGGTTTGACATtgtctcctcctcctgtccCGACACTGGCCAAACTCGACACCAGCGTTAGAGGGGATGTCCCGGTAGCGCCTCTAAACATTAGCAGACTCCCATCAAAGTCTTTTGACAATCCTATCTCTCCGATATCCGATGTTGAGGGCATGCCGGGGTCGGCAATGGTGAGCCCTCTGGAGACTTCGAACAGGGCCAGTATGGTTGAGCCAGGCTCAGCTCCGAAGCGTCCGGGTATGGGCCATCGACACAAAGGCTCAGCTGATAGTATATCATACGTCAAAGAGGAAGATAGTGGAGCTACGCGCTGGGTCATGGAACGACGACGCACCGGTGAATCTGGCCAGATTGAGATTCTCGAACGAGAAGTTCTTGAAGGGGGGCGAATATAG
- a CDS encoding hypothetical protein (EggNog:ENOG41), with protein MFQARWKSPAELDHQLPSRRDSQDSVMGRLGGKNLVIFCSTRVWRGAPKLILQIAALFFTTFLIFGVLPNRLSGGQLRNGSTGLFSWGRHEPEPESNLRIVVFGSPDVMGNVKDPRRKTWTEELCDELNCSSYLSFVPDGRPNRGLTSNELHQKGVKDLLNITKHTDVKKKPAFDYNFISKQYPTPDKVPDLASQVKTFLAMPPPETPPRETLWIFSFGTWEIWNMAAMPRTKSEDIITDMARVILDQAEILYERSLDPTSIAYSDFWTNATETQIRELTAPGALDSVDKRKFESFRIIAPMIFDVSLTPAWQARKAPPVPNSVVEHTRNAAELTKYWNQEVDFAVAEWIERSTKKPQKPASEDKASSKNKSKRAESVEPVEHSEDTKDSAKKTYEDERVIQAPYPMRNGLAVDIGKVLLDAMTEGEMQHAAVVDLRGRGTMSPNATMRFADVWTSCVKADMSDLTIDQDKVTADCAVENDHLFYDSLTISERAMKGTVQAVVQEIKDELFNAQKKKGWLYGGW; from the exons ATGTTTCAAGCACGATGGAAATCACCCGCAGAGCTCGATCATCAACTACCAAGTCGTCGTGACAGTCAAGATTCTGTCATGGGTAGACTCGGCGGAAAGAATCTTGTCATCTTTTGCTCTACTCGCGTTTGGCGCGGCGCGCCCAAACTTATCCTTCAAATCGCtgccctcttcttcaccaccTTTCTGATCTTCGGCGTATTACCAAATCGACTATCAGGTGGACAACTCAGGAACGGCTCCACTGGATTATTTTCTTGGGGTAGACATGAGCCAGAACCTGAATCGAATTTGCGGATCGTGGTGTTTGGATCCCCTGATGTCATGGGTAATGTCAAAGATCCCCGACGCAAAACATGGACAGAAGAATTATGTGATGAG CTTAACTGCAGTTCTTATCTCTCATTTGTACCAGATGGCCGACCAAACAGGGGCCTCACCAGCAACGAACTCCATCAAAAAGGCGTCAAggaccttctcaacatcacaAAACATACAGAcgtgaagaagaagccagccTTCGACTACAACTTCATTTCCAAACAGTACCCAACTCCAGACAAAGTCCCTGACTTAGCCAGCCAAGTGAAGACCTTCCTCGCGATGCCACCACCTGAAACCCCCCCGCGCGAAACGCTCTGGATCTTCAGCTTCGGCACTTGGGAAATCTGGAACATGGCCGCAATGCCAAGGACAAAGTCGGAAGATATTATTACAGATATGGCGAGGGTTATCCTTGACCAGGCTGAAATACTCTACGAGCGGTCACTAGACCCAACTTCCATCGCGTACTCGGACTTTTGGACGAATGCGACCGAAACCCAGATCAGAGAGCTGACCGCACCCGGCGCTCTAGATAGTGTCGACAAACGCAAGTTCGAGAGCTTTCGCATTATCGCGCCTATGATATTCGATGTGTCCTTGACACCGGCGTGGCAAGCTCGAAAGGCGCCACCAGTACCCAATAGCGTAGTAGAGCATACCCGAAATGCCGCGGAACTGACCAAATACTGGAATCAAGAGGTGGATTTTGCAGTTGCTGAGTGGATTGAGAGATCGACCAAGAAACCCCAGAAGCCGGCTTCTGAGGACAAGGCATCAAGCAAGAATAAGAGCAAGAGAGCCGAGAGTGTTGAGCCAGTTGAGCACAGCGAAGACACAAAAGACTCGGCGAAGAAGACATACGAAGACGAGCGTGTTATCCAAGCTCCATACCCCATGCGTAACGGGTTGGCGGTGGACATTGGAAAGGTGCTTCTCGATGCGATGACAGAGGGTGAGATGCAGCATGCCGCGGTGGTAGATCTGCGAGGACGTGGTACAATGTCACCAAACGCGACGATGCGATTCGCGGATGTCTGGACTTCGTGTGTCAAGGCTGACATGTCTGATCTCACTATCGATCAGGACAAGGTCACGGCTGACTGTGCCGTTGAGAACGACCATTTATTCTACGACTCGTTGACGATAAGCGAAAGGGCCATGAAGGGCACAGTTCAAGCAGTTGTGCAAGAAATCAAAGACGAGCTGTTCAAtgcacagaagaagaagggttggTTATACGGGGGATGGTAG
- a CDS encoding hypothetical protein (EggNog:ENOG41): protein MADKLDFDPSAFAADMQLRTRKTRNFDKIEHDLPDPKSAAFQKTQAAALSAPVNVSAWLSRFAQWNPFGKAVDAGDIVWLMDNTAYRNPETDQWEAEFVAAVFENEPKCRVADIVSGVASTLGLADDAAERDVIEKRIIPFLWDIQAGRVFWIEHKKKEIKLGPTSINGITTSVEPLHHAHKGSVVDATALVSQGTQGLHDMQTYYAGPEGWAIISDVDDTIKVTLTSDPLGILKTTFVDEPTPVPGMPELYSELQTLLPRDTPWFYLSASPYNLYPLLREFRDRYFPQGTLILRDSSWRTVAGLLSALTMGTEEYKADRMKKIHSWLPKRKLILIGDSTQSDPEAYGEIYRTFPGWVKMILIRKATDVAAIGIEEKNQLERFEKAFKNVPVEAWHVFEEPSECRNIVRDVVRKRN, encoded by the exons ATGGCGGACAAACTAGACTTTGATCCAAGCGCTTTCGCAGCCGATATGCAACTGCGCACTCGAAAGACCCGAaactttgacaagatcgagCACGATCTGCCCGATCCCAAATCCGCTGCTTTTCAAAAGACACAAGCTGCTGCTCTCTCAGCACCTGTCAATGTCTCAGCCTGGCTCTCACGCTTTGCACAATGGAACCCCTTCGGAAAAGCCGTCGATGCTGGCGATATAGTGTGGTTGATGGATAACACGGCGTACCGAAACCCCGAGACCGACCAGTGGGAGGCCGAGTTTGTCGCTGCAGTATTCGAGAACGAGCCTAAGTGTCGCGTGGCGGATATAGTGTCTGGAGTTGCTTCAACGTTGGGGTTGGCGGACGATGCGGCCGAGCGCGATGTTATCGAGAAGAGAATCATCCCGTTCCTCTGGGATATTCAAGCAGGGAGAGTTTTCTGGATCGAGcataagaagaaggagattaAGTTGGGACCGACGAGTATTAATGGTATTACCACGAGCGTTGAGCCTCTTCATCACGCCCATAAGGGGTCGGTAGTTGATGCTACGGCGTTGGTATCCCAAGGCACTCAAGGGCTTCATGACATGCAGACTTACTATGCTGGACCTGAGGGTTGGGCCATCATATCCG ATGTCGACGACACCATCAAAGTCACCTTGACCAGCGATCCACTAGGCATCCTCAAGACCACCTTTGTCGACGAGCCAACACCGGTTCCTGGCATGCCAGAGCTTTACTCAGAGCTTCagactcttcttcctcgcgaTACTCCTTGGTTCTACCTCTCAGCATCCCCGTACAACCTGTACCCTCTTCTTCGAGAATTCCGAGATCGCTACTTCCCGCAAGGCACATTGATACTCCGAGATTCGAGCTGGCGTACCGTAGCTGGCTTGTTGTCGGCGCTGACAATGGGAACTGAGGAGTACAAGGCAGATCGCATGAAGAAGATTCACTCGTGGCTAccaaaaagaaaactcaTTCTCATCGGCGACTCGACACAATCCGATCCCGAGGCATATGGCGAGAT CTATCGAACGTTCCCAGGCTGGGTCAAGATGATACTCATCCGCAAGGCCACAGATGTCGCTGCTATTGGtattgaagagaagaaccaGCTGGAGAGATTTGAAAAGGCATTCAAGAACGTACCGGTTGAAGCATGGCATGTTTTTGAGGAACCGAGTGAGTGTAGGAACATTGTTCGGGATGTCGTTCGTAAGAGGAATTGA
- a CDS encoding hypothetical protein (EggNog:ENOG41), translating to MQQYGEGPKKSLFFTKLNRDIRQFIYRELLVSPITYIYVFYERRIHGVECRRMECMYGGKIHTNILLTCKAAFNEGAYLFYQLNTFYFNTLSDAVDFFAYIPAAIVRHIRSYEFECLFTGGEQKPIPDFDVLISTLDRYLVRDNVKVELVILLPHFSFYHYMYFTQACKENTIEALWRFLALPKLSAALVILPRGFEEEVQKMLETSGGYHVIGFTYAVGAFFTVLLPTLKHISNPMNGILQPVLRSVWSCEGLGHDAISDQVLLIQRPQVQIKYWGVIS from the exons ATGCAGCAATATGGAGAGGGTCCCAAGAAGTCACTAttcttcaccaagctcaatcGCGATATTAGGCAGTTTATCTACCGCGAGCTTCTCGTATCGCCTATCACCTATATCTATGTATTCTACGAACGAAGGATCCATGGTGTCGAATGTCGTCGAATGGAATGTATGTATGGCGGAAAGATACACACCAACATACTCTTAACCTGTAAAGCGGC CTTCAACGAGGGAGCATACCTCTTTTATCAACTTAACACATTCTATTTCAACACACTATCCGACGCCGTCGATTTCTTTGCGTACATCCCAGCGGCGATAGTCCGCCACATTCGATCTTACGAGTTTGAGTGCCTCTTTACAGGTGGTGAACAAAAGCCCATCCCAGACTTTGATGTGCTGATTTCGACTCTGGATCGCTACCTTGTGCGTGACAATGTCAAGGTCGAGCTTGTCATTTTATTACCACATTTTTCGTTCTATCACTATATGTACTTCACTCAAGCCTGCAAAGAAAACACTATTGAAGCGCTATGGCGATTTCTCGCACTTCCAAAGCTGAGTGCTGCTTTAGTCATCCTGCCTCGCGgctttgaggaagaggtgcAGAAGATGTTGGAGACTTCGG GGGGCTACCATGTCATTGGCTTCACGTATGCCGTCGGGGCCTTCTTCACTGTACTTCTTCCCACCCTCAAGCACATCAGTAACCCCATGAATGGCATTCTGCAGCCAGTACTGCGTTCCGTTTGGAGTTGCGAGGGTCTTGGCCACGACGCCATCTCCGACCAGGTACTTCTCATCCAGCGTCCCCAAGTACAGATCAAATATTGGGGTGTAATCAGCTGA